A window of Rhizobium sp. CC-YZS058 genomic DNA:
ACCATTTGCAACGCCGTGACCGGGATCGGCGCGAACAACCATGTCACACCGGCCTTCGTCGGCAAGATGGTGGAAACCTTGATGGAGGCCGGCGGGAATTTCATTCGCAACGGCTCCGGCGCCCTCATGCTCGCCTATGTCGCCGCCGGCCGGCTTGTCGGCTATTACGAACCCTATATGCATGCCTGGGATTGCCTGGCCGGTTATTGCCTGGTCACCGAAGCGGGCGGCTGGCACCACCCCTTCCCGGTCGAGGGAGAGCGATTGACCAAGGGCGCGCCGGTGCTCGCCGCCGCGCCGGGCGCCATCGACGATCTGCGCAGGATCGCCGGGGTCTGATCGCGCAAGGGACGGTATGGCCGACACCGTCCAGCATCTGACCGCGCCGGATGCCGCGGCGTGAACCTGTCGGTCTGTCGCATAGGACGCAGCGAGGGCACCCAGCGTCAGCGGAGGCTCGGTCCGCCGTCGGTCTCGGCGGCGGCACGATCCTCGACCCGCGTCAGTTCGAAGAAGTAGCGTCTCGGGTCGCGGTCCAGAACCATCATCCCGGCGACGCTGTGGTCGTCGATGCGTCGGAACGTGTCGGAGATCGGTTGCCAGTCATAGACCATGCTTGCGGTCGGCGCGTCGTCGCCCGAAGAGGTCTTGAGGCTCGCGGTGGTGCTGCGGGCCCGCAGTCGCGGCCTGAGATGGGAGAACAGGTTCCGGGCGCGGACCGACCGGCCGAACGCACCGAAGCGCGTCAGGAACCGCGCAGGCAGAAATTTCGGATCGACCGGCACCAGCCGGCCGGGCTCGCCCTCGAAAAGCAGCGCATCGACGCGCAGATCCGGGTGAACCCGTTTGCCGAACCAGTGCAGGTTCTCCAGGACACCATCCAGAGGATGCCCTGAGGGACGGCTGACGCCTCGCCACAGTCCGACCATCTCCTGCGGCCGGACAGGACCGAGGGACTGAAACCATCGAAAAGCCTCGGCCTGCAAGGCCGCCTGCAGCGGCGTCTGATTCACGGTGTCTTCCCTCTCATGTCATCACGTCCTCGATCATTCGGATGTCCGGCGCCGTGGGAATGAAGAGCTCAAAGGGGAGGTTCCGACACTGCTGCGTGATCCAGTCGTGAATGAGGCTGAAATCGACTGACGAACGTTGCCTTGAACCCAGCCACTTTGGGACCTCGCGCCGGATAGAAAGGCGCGGCTGGCGGTCGTTGGTCACGGCAAGCCATCGGCAACCAGGGGGTTCCGTTCGAAAAGATATACACATATTCGAACATTAACGGAATATTTGGTTCTTGTATATATTTAAGTCATTGCGAACAAAGCATGGTCATACCGTCCTGACGCAGACAGTCGGGGAGAGAGAGGGGTGGAAGGTATGGGGATCGCTTCATTGATGAATGCCAGGGAGGCCAACAAGCTGCTCGCGCTCGATGCGCTGAAGGCCAATGTGATGGTTGCCGATGCCAAGCTGACCATCACCTACATGAATCCGTCGGTCCTCGAGCTCTTGAAAGAGGCGGAGGCGGACTTGAAGAAGGAGCTGCCGCGCTTTTCGGTCGCCACGCTGATCGGCAGCAATATCGATGTGTTCCACAAGAACCCGGCGCATCAGCGCGGCATGCTGGCAGCGCTGAAGAGCCGGCACAGCGCGACCATCCGCGTCGGGACCCGGGTGTTCGACCTGCTGGTCACCCCGCTAAAGGCCGGCGCCAAGACGACGGGCTATGTGGTCGAATGGGCCGATGCGAAGGCGCGGCTGCTCAATGTCGACTATGCTGCGCAGATCGCGGCCATCGGCCGTTCGCAGGCCATCATCGAGTTCACGGTCGACGGCCATATCCTGACAGCCAACAAGAACTTCCTCGAGGTGATGGGATATTCCTCGGTCGAGGAGCTGCGCGGCAAGCATCACAGCCTGTTCGTGCACCCCGACCTCGCCGCGAGCGCGGAGTACAAGACCTTCTGGAAGGAGCTTTCCGAAGGGCGCTATCACGCCGCCGAGTTCAAGCGTTACCGCAGGGACGGGAGCGAGGTGGTGATCTCCGGCTCCTACAATCCGATCCTCGATGCAAACGGGACAGCGACCAAGGTCGTCAAGTTCGCCTCCGATGTCACCAAGCGGGTGGAAACGGTCAATGCGCTCGGCGAAAGCCTGAAGCGCCTGTGTTCCGGCGATTTCGGCTTCCAGCTGAACGAGCCCTTTGCGCCCGAGTTCGAATTCCTCCGCGTGGATCTCAATCGATCCGTTGCGCAGCTCTGCGACACCTTCCGCCAGATCGCGCAGAGTGTCGATCTGATCGGCACGGGAACGAACGAGATCAGCGAAGGGGTGGCCGATCTCTCGCGGCGGACCGAAAGCCAGGCCGCGAGCCTGGAGGAAACGGCAGCCGCGCTGGACGAGATCACCACCAATGTCGGCGCCTCCGCCCAGCGCGCCCAAGATGCCCGCGACGTGGCATCGCGCGCCAAGATGAGCGCGGAGCAATCCGGCGAGGTCGTGTCCCATGCCGTGGATGCGATGAGCCGGATCGAAGACTCCTCCGGCAAGATCTCCAGCATCATCGGCGTGATCGACGAAATTGCCTTCCAGACCAACCTGCTTGCCTTGAACGCCGGCGTGGAAGCGGCGCGCGCCGGCGAGGCGGGACGCGGATTTGCGGTCGTGGCCCAGGAAGTGCGCGAACTGGCGCAACGCTCCGCCAAGGCAGCGAAGGAGATCAAGGAACTGATCCGCAACTCCGCCTCGGAGGTCTCGGCCGGCGTCAAGCTGGTCAGCGATACCGGTCTCGCGCTCAAGACCATCAGCCAGCTGATCGTCGAGATCAACGACCATATCGTGGCGATCTCCACGGCGGCGAAGGAACAGTCCACGGGACTGAGCGAGGT
This region includes:
- a CDS encoding methyl-accepting chemotaxis protein; the encoded protein is MGIASLMNAREANKLLALDALKANVMVADAKLTITYMNPSVLELLKEAEADLKKELPRFSVATLIGSNIDVFHKNPAHQRGMLAALKSRHSATIRVGTRVFDLLVTPLKAGAKTTGYVVEWADAKARLLNVDYAAQIAAIGRSQAIIEFTVDGHILTANKNFLEVMGYSSVEELRGKHHSLFVHPDLAASAEYKTFWKELSEGRYHAAEFKRYRRDGSEVVISGSYNPILDANGTATKVVKFASDVTKRVETVNALGESLKRLCSGDFGFQLNEPFAPEFEFLRVDLNRSVAQLCDTFRQIAQSVDLIGTGTNEISEGVADLSRRTESQAASLEETAAALDEITTNVGASAQRAQDARDVASRAKMSAEQSGEVVSHAVDAMSRIEDSSGKISSIIGVIDEIAFQTNLLALNAGVEAARAGEAGRGFAVVAQEVRELAQRSAKAAKEIKELIRNSASEVSAGVKLVSDTGLALKTISQLIVEINDHIVAISTAAKEQSTGLSEVNGAVNSMDQSTQQNAAMVEESSAAAGTLASETAKLHAMIGQFTLTSSSSHSAPASWSKGSGAPYSRAA
- a CDS encoding GXWXG domain-containing protein is translated as MNQTPLQAALQAEAFRWFQSLGPVRPQEMVGLWRGVSRPSGHPLDGVLENLHWFGKRVHPDLRVDALLFEGEPGRLVPVDPKFLPARFLTRFGAFGRSVRARNLFSHLRPRLRARSTTASLKTSSGDDAPTASMVYDWQPISDTFRRIDDHSVAGMMVLDRDPRRYFFELTRVEDRAAAETDGGPSLR